The DNA window TAAAACGAGTTAATAGTCGCACTAGAATCACACCACTGAGACTGACATGAATATACGTCACAAACAGACTCTTAAAGCACATCAGACTTAGATTTAAGAGCTtgcttttatataaatacagttcGGTTCTTCTTCACTCTACTATCCACTATCACGAATCTGTTATGTTACATTATTTAGCGCACGCGCTGAtctaaacaacaacaagaggttacaataacaataacacctTTGGCACATCATCAAGACTCTATCAGAAGTCATCCCTAGCCGTTTAGTTACCTTGTACGAGTCGCCTCGTGTTATACACACGGCTTTCTTTTTCCACAAACTTTACATTTCGGGAAAGTAGCGGGCAAATTATcatattagcatgttagctcCTTTCATAGAGAAGTATAATGAAATATTACCAAGCCAGCTGTCTTTAAAGGGCACAAGAACAGACGAGAAAGAGCATTAAAAACAGCGTACTCACAATACAGCGTTGGGATGCGCTTTTGTGCGGTAAAAGGGGTTAAGTCCTGCTGAcagagcgctctctctctctctctctctctctctctggctatGGATTGAACTGAACCTTGGTGACGTCAGTGGgaagcgcgcgcgcgcgtcccCGTCATCAGCACACCGGCAAGCGTTAAAACATCTAAAGTGCAGTGCAATCAGGAAGTAACTTCATTCttaaaaatactactactgatCACAGCTATAATTGACACTCTGTTCGACTATACTCAAATATGTCATTCTGGATTAAGCTGTCCCATCGGTTTTCAGTAAGACTTCGGCGCGTGCAGGGTGACAGGGCAAAAGCGTTAGGCATCATCAGTTCAGCTGAAGTTGTGCCACAAAATGCAAATGCGCCCATGAATTTTTAAGATGGTtgacatttaaaacttttagAAGTATTCCTGAAGTAGAAATCCGATACTCTGTTGAATAGCAACTCTGTAGATCTAATTAGGACACATGATCCTTGCCTCCATTTGCAACTAGCCTCAGGTTACTGAGCAATGGgtggctgaaaaaaaaaccctcaataCTGGTACTTCAGTTTGAGTTATACACATAGTGCATTACTCAAACTGAAGTACCAGTATCTGTGTTATATGTAATGTCTGACCTTCATGATCTTGGGCAAATTTAACACAACTCTAGAACTCATGCTGTCTTTCCCATTATTTAACTACACCCTGATTTTCTTACATTACAGCCAGTAAATGAATACTGAGGATAATTATAACAAGGAAGGTGAGCTGATCAGGCATAAACGGTTTTCCAGACAAGCATTCAAACCTACAGGATAATGAACTACCTTCAACACGGTTTTAATGGCACTGATATTTATAATGTATCGCAATACAACAAATGTCAAATGGTCTAAGAGGATACAAATTAAGGATGTTATTAACTCATCATGTAATATTGTAACCGTACACAGACTGAGGTTACAATGCAAGAACATCATAATGAACATTCACATGCATCTGCtggaataaagtaaataaataatagaacgTTGAATACTGTACACAGTAAATCCTGGCTGATGCATTAGGGTCAAGTTACCACACATTCCATTTTTGTCTACTTATAAATCAGATGGTTAACTCTAAAGAGGCTATGAATAATAATTACCGATTTAAAACCTAGAAAGTTAGaaagtttttttcttaaagtaCAACAATGAGTACCACATCAGAAAAATGAACTAAGGTAGAAGGATAATGTGAAACTATATAAGCAACAAACAAAAGACTcaattaaatactttattttgcTATATACTGTTAGATAATCTTACAAACAAAATTGTTCTTTGTCTAAATACAGGAAACAAAATCATTTAATCTATATAGCCTTTTGAAAGTTGAGCTAACAGAATTGTGGTTGATCTCTGGGTGGCATTCATTTTCTGAGGTCAGCTTTCTGTTCCTGGTGGAGTCTAAAAATAAGCCTTTTTATTCTTTCCCGCTTTTTTTTCACAAGTGTCTGTGAAAACCAATCCCTCAGATCCATGTCAGGATGAAAAGTCCTTGGTGGGTTctagaaaaaatatattcaaaaagaagaaaagaaaaaaaaaacaggattgaGTTATGCCATAACCTATAGCACAGTGTTATTCTTTCAAGATATATTTTGCTCACTGAGTCTACATGTCACACCTTTAATAATTTAGCTGCTCTCTACCAAATGAACAAAGATACAACCATGTGTTGCACACTCACTGTGATGAAGCTTTCCACATACTGCAAAACATAAACCCCACAGTCGGTATGATTATCCTGCTGTGGGACCTGCACACTCCATCCATTCATGGCTTGTTTCCCAAAACTCCACGATGAGCCCTTCCTCACTCGCCACTCCATCTCCAAATACCTTTGAATTTAtaatacacaattacacaggCATGCATCATACCAATACACATGCAAAgaatttgtataatatttacaCTCGCAGCATTTACAtaattaggaacacctgcacgTTCATGCAGTTATCTCATCAgccagtattatagcagcaccTTAATACTAAAGAAATCATGCAGATCTGATATTCACAAACttctgaataaagaaaaaatgtcaTCTTTGTAATGGATTGTTGGTGTCAGAAGGGCTGGCTTGAGTATTTAAGAAACTGCTGCTCTGAAATGTTCACAGACATCTGTATCTATGGTGCAAAAAAGGTGGAATGGAGTACAGTGGAGTGGAAGATCTGCaggctgaaacaccttgttgatgagcgTGATCAGAGGAGCTGACAGGAAGACTATAGTAACTCAAAAAAGCACTCCACAAACATGGTGAAAAGAAAAGCAACTCAGCATGCACAACACAAATATGgaggtggatgggctacaacagtaGAAGACCACAGTTTTTTCCAATCCTGCCAGTCAAGAATAGGAATCTCATCAGCACAGCACAGTATAACTCAATGTTAGAGTATATGAGCTACTGTATCCTTggcagctcaaaccagtctggccGTTTTCTACTGATCTCTCATCCCCatgctttttgtttctttgcaccATTCTTTTTAAACTCTaaaagactgttgtgtgtgaaaatctgattaGATTACTAGCAAATACTTACTCTTGTAGTGTTTTCACTACTGTTGGTTTGTCACTACAGTTGAGTGAGTCCATAATGAGAATGCAGGGCCTAGgtgtaaatgataaaaatacaaactaaaATGAGTAGTATGACAAAAAGAAACCGTGTTTGAGAAGAGAGAATATTGCTTTGTAATGGAAAGGTACTCTATAGACAGACAAGAGATCAGAGTGTTGTACTCACTGTTTAGAAGCAGTATCACTTATTTTGCATGCATATCTGCTGGATCCGTTGTactaaaaaaaaggattaaaaatatACTAATAGCACTGCAAACTCACACTTCTATAGATCCAAGATGACCAAATTACCTGAAATTCGTCACCTAGGTCATCATCTGAAACAAAGCAGAACCCCTCATCGATCTCACCTATAACAAGCACCATGTAATGATTGGGAAGAGTATAATGTTTCACCaaatatcttatttatttttgtattggtTTTAAATCACcttttgatttattgatttgatttatcaTCAGTTTGAAAGCAACTGCACCAGCTCAGatgtgtttaaaattaaaaataataacacatttgtttttttcttatttgcgGTCACTAGAAATAAACTCAGAAGTGCTTGGGATGTGCTTTCCACcctattttgattatttatatatctatacgagttaataaacagataatTGGTTAACATGTGAGAtagaaaataatgcattttactATGGCGTTATCAAGTTCCTTTGCATTAAACATGCCGAGTGTGCAGGGTTAGGGTGAACATCTCTAATAGTGATTAAATAACCAATCAGCACTGAGTTTATTGGTACCTTGAGATGCACTCCACTTTGAAACCTGCTTAGGTGTTTGGAGTCTGTAGAAAAGTGACATGGGGTTTGAAAATGGTGAGCTGCGAGAAAGCACTATAGAGTTCTCCTCGTTCTTGCTCTCATAAGGATCCATAATAAAGCAGTCTGATGCTTGGCCCAGGAAGCAGATAACAGCCAGGTACCAGTGAGCGCTGAGATCAACAGAAttagttaatatttaataatgattgacacaaatattaaacatgaaaagttacttatgaaaaaaaatgaaaatcagaACTTACGACTGGTTAATCGGTACAAAGATAAAGTCCTTCTTGAAAAGATCCAAATGCCTGGTCCAGGTTTTCACCCGATTATGCCTCCTCTCTTGAACGCTGTGTGTAAGTTGACCAGCATAATATTATGTGAATACATAAACATCAAGTAATTTTATAGACAATTGATTTTTAAGATACTTACGATAAACCTGTGCTGTCCAGATCGTCTATCAGGTCATTCTGAGTGAGACTTTTGTAAAAGAAGGAGCTGAATACATGATACTTGTTGGAATCCTCCTTCTGTAACTTCTCACAGACCAAATATCTGAGatacataaaaacagaaaacaaaaattaatcttctttagaatataaataaataaataaataaataaataaataaataatcacagaaTAAGTGCTTACTTTAAATAGAAATCCATTATCACATCATTTAGGTATTTGCCCTCATTGAGACAACTAAGGTCTTCTTCAGTGATGGAAAAGCCACCCTTTGCTGGGGGAGGTGGATACATGACCAGTCTGTAAACACAAAAATCTCTATAGCTGTTaccaaaaagaaagagaagtagTAATAATACCAACTAAAATATAATACCACTCACGTTTTGGCTAATTGATTGTGTGAGGATGGACACACTATCAGGTTgtcatcgtcatcatcctcCACATCGCTCTCTGAGACACTCAGGATTACGTCACTCTGAACTTTAGTGGGAGAGAAGGGATCGCAGTACAACCCCTACCACAAAGCacaaagaaaagagagacactgtatatacagtaaacctCCTGTTATCAAAGATGTCTAAGGTTCCATTATAATACAGACTTCAGACTAAAACttctcactctgtcactgtaCTAATAACAGCTCCTGCTGACCAAAAGAGAGGAATCAATTCTTTAAATAGCAAATTTACACGTCCATGACAACTCAccttctgtaaatgtttagGTGCCATTAGTCTGTCACTGGCTTCCTTACATGTGAGCTTGacataaaagttatttaaattCTTAAGTCTTCCAATTTTGGTAAAGATTTCTTCTAGTGTGGCCTCCTCCAGCACTGTTGGAACACTCTCAAAGATAATTCCGAGGTACTTTTCTTGTTGATCTGTCAGAGGGAAACAAGAATTTTCTGAAACGGTCATAAATACATTGATTTTGACCAAGTGGCTATTTTGGTTGTAAAGAAGGTAATGCTCCAGGGTTTTTAAGCTAAATCACCTGCTACTGCATCTtagaaagtgagaaaaaaatggaaaatcgGTGTACTCAAAACTCAATTAACTGAGCTCTAAagtgcatttttcttttctgtctcaaAAAGTGTCATTTCAGAATAGTATAGGAGAAGAAATGCAGTagcaactgaaatgtgaaaaaacCTTTGGCTACTAACTCTCACTCAGACAGCCATCCCACATCCTTGCATCTGTAGACATGGCAAACTGCTCTCTCAGTTGGCATCGTGCTGCATCGCTCATTTGCAGAAACAAAGTCGGCAGTTTATGTCCCCTGCACCATTCGCAGCTGGTGAGCTCTAACGCCTCAATTCGCacttgaaacacacacacaagtggctACAAAAATGACCTTGGTGACATTTAAACAGGAGGCTACACAAGTAACAGATTTACTtgatgtataatattaaataacttGATTTTACATTAATGATCCAATACCAATTGATAAAATCTATAATTTTCCTTAACTGCCTAAATAGATTAACCAATACCATTACACAAACCATAATGTAGTTCGTACCTCCATTTGTAATCTCAATATAATCCACTGAAAACTGGGGGGAAAACCAGACTAGTTAGTGGTTAAATTCTGAATGAACTTGAAGTAATTCATACactacattttattacacagaaagacacacacattaatacatagCTTCACATAGATTCCTGCTGCCAGGATGTTTTCAAGAGGTGAGAGGAAGCCAGAGGAACTCAAAAGAAACCCATACAGACACTGATTGTGTACAGAAACTCCAGGGTGGTGCTCTGAGAATTCAGTAAAGCCTTAAAATCTGAACAGGCCAAAGACTCACTGTGACAAACCCTCTGAAAATCATGTTTAGTTTTCCAAGTTTAAGACTTCTGACACTGAGCACAAGCTTGCTACACCCTGACATGTGTGATGCAAGTGACCATGAGGTAGAGGCTGGCGCCCTTGCCATACATTTGTTTGCCAATAGGTATCCATACTGcaaagaaacacagacactttCACCACAATACAGATAACACaagaatgcaaataaaattatatgcaAACAATAATGACTCTTGCTTGAATTTAGCAACAAACAATGCATTCTAAagacattttgcatttttttgtagtACCTGATCCCTCATACGATGCTTTCGTGGAACTCTAAGCAGAGGCTGCGCATCCGGATACAATGTCAGTTCTTCCGAGTTGGAGCTTTTAGGTTTAACAGCTGCGTCTATTTCATAAAAGGTTACTGTTATTTAGATATTTGACATATCCGTAGTCTTCACTATCATCCTCAACTACATTACAAACTCTTGATAAGACACTTTCCAAACGGTACCCTACAGAGCAGAACCTGCAAATCATTCAtcagaaaaatatacaaaacaatacatatACAAAACAATGCTTGCAAGATCAACAGTGTGCGCACATATTTGGAACAAAATAGACAAACTTACCAACTTTACACAAGCTTAGTAACTCGTTTGTCTCTGGATTATCTCTCTCATTGCTGCCCATCCTGCAAGCCGTAAGCCAGACAGAAACAGTAGGTTCCTGTTTCATTTGAAACAAATTGTTACACATTCCTAAATACATTATACAACCAACCTTCTTGCTTTTTTACTCATAGAAGACACAAGAGCATGCAGGAAGTGGCGCTTTTTAAGGACAACGCCTTGTGATGGAGATGTACACTGGTTAAAGGATGATGGAAATCTGTTACTCTCCAGGTTTTGTGGCATGCTTGATGAGGACTTACTGagggacaaaacaaaaacatgatttaaggaaaaacaaacaaacacacacacacacacacacacacacacacacacacacacacacacacacacacacacacacacacacacacactttcatacacacTTTTCATTTCTGAGCCAGTGTATTTCAACTAGCattaattttgaaaaaataactTGTTACCTTCTTAACACAAACCGTTTTTGGTCATTGGCTAAACCATTAATTTGGTAATATTTACAAAACCTTACAACGCTACTTTAATACTCAACCGGACGAAAACGACAGTTTGCGAGGATTACTATTCGTCTGTGGTTGTTGAGCATGCGCAAAACGCATTTAGTGCCTTAGGTTGTTCCGCATGCGCAATAGGCACGTTCATTAAGTACTAACGGGTGATACATACCCGATACATACCGATACATACCGATACATGATATCGATACATACGTTATGTACTGGTAATCAATGATACAGTttcaaacagaacagaaaactaaataaattgtTAATTGTTATAGTAAGTAGTACGGTACAATAGCCAGTTAACTGCGTCTTTAACTGGTCATTTGAGTTACATGGCTTTAAcccaaatataaataatgaaaccTAAGTGTTGATGGAAGTTTCATGGATAAAAACATCTATACTGCGTCAAATTTAAGCAGTTAATCACTCGACATTTAAATAATTCGTGTAATTTCTAAACAAATCTGAATTGGTCTAAATCGATTTTGCAAAATCGCCTTTACTCCGTGAATGATTGCAGACACCACTGTTCGCCTGTAGAGGGCAATCGTGGGCCATGTATATGTTACAGGCCGGAAAAGTATTTTCAGATGTTATTGAACAGACCAGAATACAGTCGCTGCTTTCCAGTTTGTTTTTAGTATAAATGTGGGCAGTATGCCATGTTTTAAccttatacatttacatttctggtatttggcagacacctttatccagagtgactttatttcaattaatacaattgagggttaaagccttgttcaggggcccagcagtggcagcttggcgaactcatgaccttctgacaCGTGTCACGTGTTTACTACAGGCAATGTATAACGTATTAcgtaatatatacacactatatataatgtacaattCATGGCATCAACTGCACATTCTAAGCTAGTTGCATCGAAGTATTTTGAAAGTGGCTAATATCTTATAGACGCCAAATGTCTTAATCAGGTTAcctatatttttatgtatagcAGATTGCATTATATCCATACATGCAAGTAATGCCTTTACATTATGGCATTATCCATAGCAACTTacatctaatttttatacaactgagcaattgagggttgagggccttgctaatgggcccaggagtggcagctttgtggacctgAGAAGCTTCTCTGGTCTTTATGAAACTGTGTAACAACAATGGAGACACGCATTTTTACAACTGTTTATTTACTCAATAAAATGCAAAACTATTTATGCAAACACTATCATGTCCACTTTTAAATGTAGACAAAAAGTGTGAGTGAAACAGTCCTGATGCAGATGGGTGAGGATTCAAACTGTAAAGGCAGCACAATGCTTCTAGCAAATGGCATTCAGTTCCTTCACATCTAGGCCTTAACTCCGAAAATAAAGTAGTCACAAAAACACTAGCTCATGCTATTCAATAGcagaataaattataaatgaaataaaatacagaaatgcaGTATAATTAGCAGCAAAACTTCAATTAAATGCCATTTGATCAGTAGTGTCACTGTTCTGATTTGATTAGTATCAAATACCACTTTCCATTTCAACAGTTGTTTCATTAGTTGATACTGTGTGAGCAATATCCAATCAATTAAACTGAATCAAagctctgttaaaaaaaatacaaatatatcacTCATTCactatacatatataacatTCACATGCTCCCATTAGATACAGTAACTAACTAAATTGTAAAAGGACAATCTGTTACATTCTTTGTGTTTGGtttcttaattatttttcatCATAAAATGTCCCTTTTTTTGTCTTCCTACATTTCCTTTATTGTATCTTTGTAATTGCTTTATCCAAAGAAGACCCCAAATAGCAAATCCAAAGGTGGCAGGTTGATAAAAATTTTCACAGTATTTTTCATTGTTCTTGTGCTAGCTTGTCAGAAACAAAGATTTTTAAGAATGACCCTAGTGAACAGAGCAAGTACAGAGCGATGACGCAAAATGCAGGAGATCTAAGGCAACTGCATTCCAGGCAGCATACTTTTTTGCATCTTTCTTCAAAAATACTTTCTGATCACATaacatttactgtgttaagTTCATTGTGCTACCCTCAACGTCTGATGCCTTGTTCGTGTTCATTCTCCATGTCGTAATGTAAAACATGCTGAGATGACTAGGATATATCACTGCTGTTGCTATTGTCTTGGGGTGAAGCGGGTAGTACTGGGCCTCTGAGGTGTAGTGCATGAACTGTAGTAGGAGTAGACAAACAGATACTTAGTACATACAGGGCATCTATAGATACAGAGGTAATGGAGGAAATACCAACAGCGTGCAATGGAGGAATAATTCCAAAATTAAAGTCAGGGGGACGGGTTTAGCAGGGCAGGAGAATAGGGGCGTggaaagggaggaagggagggagagacaggacAGGAAGGGAAGGGAGAACTCAGTATTCATCCTGGTCCAAGTGGGCCTGCTCATCTATGTCCTCATCTTCTGGTGCTGCAAAGCCTTCCTGCATTCCGAGaaacatgacatttatttattgagtttGATTacatctctctcattttctaacCTTGTCACACTAGCAAGCAACAAGTTGCTTGTTTTGCTTGTAGTTTGTCTCATGTAGTGAATGCTATCTATGGTTGTCACTTGTGGGGGTgaacttttacagcatttatgcTGTTATGAAAAGTAGTAATAGTGCAAGCTAATTGTACcatccacatactgtacactcaacAGAGACAATAGCATCTCTGTTACTTAGTTccatgcttttgttttgtaatgTCTCTATAAACATGTAATGAGAGTCATATATGACTGGATAAGATAAAACCACATTTGACCATCAGTCTGGAGATGGGTTATAAAGGTTAAAATTACAAGTTGTGAGCGGAAACCAGAGAAATGTCAGACTACACatttagcatttacatttagcagataACTGAgaaattaagggccttgctctggaCTTGCTTGTCTAGTAGTGgcaccttggtggacctgggttttGAACCCATGACCATTTGCTCAGTagtccgacaccttaaccactgagcacacacaacacagggtTGGTCAGAGAAAACATTCAAGCCAATTGCTTGGGTTGCTGCTTTACTGATCCATACACAATTCGCATGAAATCAGATTTCACACTGTTGCTGTTATGACAATCACAGCTCTGTCATGTTATGCGCATATGTTGAAAATTAGCGTTTGTCTGTTTTGCCTTGCTAGTGTGACCAAATCATTATCCACTCGTTTATCCTTTGTCATTTTTGGTTGGAACAGATAGTCTTACCTCTGTGGCATAAAGGATGTCAATTATCCTACTGAGGACGGGGTTGTTCTCGCTCTCATGTTCCTGGCAGATCAGCTCAATGTCTCGAAGTTTGCTGAAGTAGAAATCTCTTTCCTTCTCCAGACCATCTACAGTTAACTTCAGTTCCATTAACTttgcaaagaaaatgaaaaaaaaaaaacagaaaaggacGACTTTTCTTACTACTGAGAGAGGGCATGCATAGGTAGATCTATTCTGAGGAATATAGGTCATTATAAACCGGATAAAAACAGTTCAGTTCTGAAGTTATAATTGGAATACGGTACATGCTCTATTGGATGATTTGTAATCACTATTACTATAGTAAGAGTTCACTCATCAGTACAAGCATTAGGATGAGTATCAGTACGAAAGATATATTTGAAATtgtgtggaaaaacaaacaaacaagcaaaaaaaaacaaaaaaaacaattatacatCACCCAACTCATGTGAAACACTGGAAGGCAGATTAAGATGTCCTTACCCTCCCAGTGACTCTACCTGTTGATTAAGCTCCATGATGTCAGCATCACCACCTCCATTCCGAGCGAGACTGGGGTTCTTCCTGATAGTAGTGTTCATCGCCCTCTGTGGCGTGGGCATGTTTTTGGGTACTGTCGGTGACGTTCTCTGTGGCCCTAAAATTAAAACAACTTCAGTGTTGAGTGATAGTCTTATCACCACAGCTATACAAAGAGAAACATGTTTCATGCAGTAAGCTGATGTAATTTAAATATGCAGAAATAGCAACGATCAATGAGGTGCTAAGGCTCCAAGTTCAGCCTTCTAGTCTACAGCCGTTGCATGGATAGTTAGTTAATTTTGTAACATTGGTTAAACATGAATGCATATTTAACAAAAGTCACGTCATAATAAATAGATCTTAATAGAATTGTGGACACATTTGAAGTCCAGCCCAATGACATCACAGCAAATGTCAATTGTTAACCATTTATAATTAAGTTTTAGATTTCTTGTCTTGTTACTGACATCAAAatggaattatatatatatatatatatatatatatatatatatatatatatatatatatatatatatatataattcaaatATTTTCTTCCTGACATTAAGATTGTATTTTTTGGATTGGGTAACAAAAACAagtcaaaaacaagaaaatcctTGCCTTGCATGAGAATCATTGAGTTCATTATGTAATATAAACCATTAGCCCAAGTCATCACTGTGCACCTTTGGTTGTTAGTTACATGTTTGCACTGAGTTTCCTCAATGGCACTAAGCTGAATATTTCACGACAAAATGCAATTTCACACTTGTTCACATTTATGGAAGCTTCAGCATGGAGCGATCATTCCCAAGGCAGTGCACAAACCGGCCACTTGCAGGGTAGAAGCTCAGCGATGGATGCAGCAGAGGTGCAGTAGAATCATGGTTACCTGGACCAGTTCTCTTGGGTTTGTGGAAAAAGTGTTCACCTGGATTTGGGGGAGGAGCCATGTCTTGACCCTGTCTAGCTTGAAGAGGATCATACTCTTTTCCATCATAGTTGGCATCAAAAAATTTCTTGAACCACTGGACGAATTCAAAGTTGTCCTGGAACTTTCCCTTTACAAGCTTTTCCACTGGGATTATCTGATCGGtaataaacaggaaaaataaacacaaatatcacAATACTCTCATAATATTGAGTTAAACATGAAGACAAAAACtgataacaaaatataaaattttccAATAAATAACTAAACAGAGCACAATGTACAGACACTTCTGTCTTGGCGTATAACAtaaattttaatacattataagACATATAGTGCTgaatttatattgttatttatattatagtgcaaaatgtttaaaacatcaAAAACTGACTAACTTTGTCCACAGTCATCCTCTTGAAAGCCGCCTGAAGAACTTTGAAATTGTGTATATACTCATGTTCCAGCTTTGCTTGGAATTTCACCTTCTTTAGAAAAATACACCCTGGGAATAACATGTCCATGAACTGACAATATGCTGCACCTAGagataaaacaaatacacaaaaaacatatttacccTATTCCTTATGATTCTAAGTTATTATGATTAAATAATTACTGTCATGTTGATCTGGTGAACAATCAGAATCAGTCAGATCCAAATGAGATTGTGAAACTCGGGGGAAACAATGGCCAGAACAGTGAATGTCGCTAAGGTGAAATTGACACTCACCTGAACATAACTGTTCTATTTTGGTGTAGCTGAGCTGGAGAGAATCATTCACCCATGCCAGCATGTCATGTCGGCTCAGGTTCTCATTGGTGACAGACGTGGAGTATACATTCACCGCCATTCCTTACATGGAGGAAATGAGGTAACAACAGTTATTATTACATCTAGCTGGACTTTAAATCATTGAAATTTGACCAGACATTGACATGGCTATtccaaacacagaaaatcaataGATCTTTAGCACAGGCAGGAGAACCTGcacttgaaatatttaaaaaaaaaaaagaaagaaagaaagaaaaagaaaagaattcta is part of the Tachysurus fulvidraco isolate hzauxx_2018 chromosome 12, HZAU_PFXX_2.0, whole genome shotgun sequence genome and encodes:
- the senp6b gene encoding sentrin-specific protease 6 isoform X1, producing the protein MPQNLESNRFPSSFNQCTSPSQGVVLKKRHFLHALVSSMSKKARRMGSNERDNPETNELLSLCKVDAAVKPKSSNSEELTLYPDAQPLLRVPRKHRMRDQYGYLLANKCMARAPASTSWSLASHMSGCSKLVLSVRSLKLGKLNMIFRGFVTFSVDYIEITNGVRIEALELTSCEWCRGHKLPTLFLQMSDAARCQLREQFAMSTDARMWDGCLSENQQEKYLGIIFESVPTVLEEATLEEIFTKIGRLKNLNNFYVKLTCKEASDRLMAPKHLQKGLYCDPFSPTKVQSDVILSVSESDVEDDDDDNLIVCPSSHNQLAKTLVMYPPPPAKGGFSITEEDLSCLNEGKYLNDVIMDFYLKYLVCEKLQKEDSNKYHVFSSFFYKSLTQNDLIDDLDSTGLSVQERRHNRVKTWTRHLDLFKKDFIFVPINQSAHWYLAVICFLGQASDCFIMDPYESKNEENSIVLSRSSPFSNPMSLFYRLQTPKQVSKWSASQGEIDEGFCFVSDDDLGDEFQYNGSSRYACKISDTASKQPCILIMDSLNCSDKPTVVKTLQEYLEMEWRVRKGSSWSFGKQAMNGWSVQVPQQDNHTDCGVYVLQYVESFITNPPRTFHPDMDLRDWFSQTLVKKKRERIKRLIFRLHQEQKADLRK
- the senp6b gene encoding sentrin-specific protease 6 isoform X2, with translation MPQNLESNRFPSSFNQCTSPSQGVVLKKRHFLHALVSSMSKKARRMGSNERDNPETNELLSLCKVDAAVKPKSSNSEELTLYPDAQPLLRVPRKHRMRDQYGYLLANKCMARAPASTSWSLASHMSGCSKLVLSVRSLKLGKLNMIFRGFVTFSVDYIEITNGVRIEALELTSCEWCRGHKLPTLFLQMSDAARCQLREQFAMSTDARMWDGCLSENQQEKYLGIIFESVPTVLEEATLEEIFTKIGRLKNLNNFYVKLTCKEASDRLMAPKHLQKGLYCDPFSPTKVQSDVILSVSESDVEDDDDDNLIVCPSSHNQLAKTLVMYPPPPAKGGFSITEEDLSCLNEGKYLNDVIMDFYLKYLVCEKLQKEDSNKYHVFSSFFYKSLTQNDLIDDLDSTGLSVQERRHNRVKTWTRHLDLFKKDFIFVPINQSAHWYLAVICFLGQASDCFIMDPYESKNEENSIVLSRSSPFSNPMSLFYRLQTPKQVSKWSASQDDDLGDEFQYNGSSRYACKISDTASKQPCILIMDSLNCSDKPTVVKTLQEYLEMEWRVRKGSSWSFGKQAMNGWSVQVPQQDNHTDCGVYVLQYVESFITNPPRTFHPDMDLRDWFSQTLVKKKRERIKRLIFRLHQEQKADLRK